From the Natronoarchaeum philippinense genome, the window CAAATTCATCCACACTTGTGCGTCAGTGCTTTCTCGTCCTTCGCGGTGGAGATCGATCCCTTTGTGCTCCAGGTCGTCTCCGGTATCTCCGATGAACGGGAAGTGTGGCTGCATGAAGTGGACGATCAACCGCTTGTCTGGATACTCTTGGTATATTTCAATCGCGGCGTCGGCGACGTCCTCTGGGCGCACTGTTTGGTGCTCCGCGTCCCAGTATTCATCGAGGAGATTTTCGACTGCGTGGAACGTGTCCGAGTCAAGCTTGGGCGCGTGAGGGTTCGCTGTCACGTACACCGTATCGTGGTGTTGCTCTCCTTGGAAGTTATTCTGGAGGAACTCCCAGCTTTCACTCCCCGAGGAACGGCACTTTTCTAGTTCCCCCTCGATATTGCAGTGTTCGGCATACATGTCGTAGCGACAACCATCCAAAATAATGAGATTGTCCCAATCGCGTCCCGGGATATCAGTTCCACTCGGGTAGTTAAGCTTATCTTGAAGGTTGATATTCAATTTGGTGCCGAGAGCATTTGCTTCAGACAGCACAAGTGACGGCCGTTTCAAAGCTGTGAGAAGGTTTTCGAGGGAGTATCGATCCGGGATCTTCATTAGTCAGTACTATTTTTGTCCACACCTGAATCCTGTGCTTCTCGTATTTAGTTGATTATCTCTTCTCTGACAAACGATTCGTCCTCTTCTTCTATTCCAAACACATATAGTAAGAGTAAGAACGTTACTCCACCAACAGTTCCACCGAACAGTAGTTGTGAGTACCCGGTAAACAACGGCTTGACCATCACCATCAGGAGCGTTGCTATGATGCAAGCGGCGATCGGCTTAGCAAATTGCCAAGAGTACGGCACGATCTTCTCAAGATACCATACTTGTATGACTCGAACGACATTAAGAAGTGACAGGCTCGTCATCGTCCCGATAGCAGCCCCGATCAGTCCGAACTGAGTGAGCAAAACATAATTGAGTGCTACGTTGAGCAGACCGAACGCCCACTGATTAATCATCGTGAGGTACTGATGGTCGGCCATCATTAGCACGTAATTGCTAGGGCCTGCTGTCGCATTCACGAGATGACCTAACACGAGCAGCGAAAACAAGGCTGTCGCAGCGGTGACCTCGTCTCCGAACAGCGAAAGCACTGTAGTCCGGTGAACGACGAGAAGGGCTGCACCAAAGGCCGCAATCGTAAACGCCCAGCGAGTCACAATCTGATACACCGATTCGAGCCGGTCGATTTTTCCATTCGTATATAATTCAGATGCGATAGGTGGGAACAGCTGATTGATCCCGCTAAGCGGGATCACGATTGCAGTTGCAAGTAGCGCCGCGATATTGTAGATCCCAACATCAGCTGATGTCAAAAAGATACCAACCATGAAAACGTCGATCCGTTTGTATAGAAACGTCCCAGCCCGCGAAAACATCAACGGGAACGAGAAGTTGTATAGACTGAACGCAGTTTCTCGTTCTATTCCCGTCCGTGCTCTGATGTCCGTCTTAGCGAGAAACACTGTGACTGCAACTGCGAAGACGAGAGCACTCGCCACTGCCAGCGCGACGACAGTTTCAACAAGCGTATATCCGAGGAGCAGTCCTACCACCGCTGCGAGTAAACGAGCAATGCGAGGGAACACCTTCGACAAGAGTGCGTCGTACTCAACAATCGTCATACTCCGAAACACTGCGCCTAGCAGCGTCGTGAGTGTGTAAAATGGGACTGTGATGGCAAGGATTTGGAGGACATCAGGCAACAGATTATTCTGTAGTGTAAGTTGGTTGATGATTGGTGCGAAGAGATATAGGCAGACCGCAATCAGAACGCTAAACACAAACACAGTCCCGAGAGCGACGCTTACGATCTGATCTCGTCGCTCGTCGTCAGCGTTTGCGGGAACGTACTTGAGCACTCCCTTGTCCATTCCTGCAGCGGTGATCGTCATTGTCGTAGCTGTAATCAGTCGCGCATATGCGTAGATTCCATACAGTGCCGTGCCAAGCGCCTGGATGAGAACCCAATTAAGCAGGAAGCCTGCGGCGTTCGTAATCACCTTTGCAAGTACGAATATAGATCCACCTCTGAGAATTTCTCGTAGCGAGGTGTTCACTGACGAAGAATCGCTCGACATGGCGATTTCGTGCCGAGCAATCCACCTAACGCTTGCTATTCAGTGTCGGCTCGTCCACCTCGTGAGACAACACTCGTGTCGTGATACTTCGCGCCGACAATTATGCCGTTCAAGAGCCAGAGCACGCTGTAAGCGACTGCACTATGATAAATCGATGTCCAGAATGCGTACGCGTGGAATGCAAGCAACCCAAACGCGAACGACCACCAGAGAAACGCATCGCTCGCCTCGGACTCTTGTGATAACTGGATCGCAATTATGATCGGGAGAGTGACTGAGATAACGAATGCGAGAGCACCAAGAATGCCGACCTCGGCAAGGTGTGCTAAGTAGGTGTTGTGGATTACTCTTGGCTTATCAAACCCATATGATTCTGAAACCATCACGAAATTCCAGCCACCGATCCCAAAGAGCGGGTACTGAGCCCCGAGATCAACCGCTGCGGCGTACTGTTGGAGGCGTATCAGAAGAGTGTTCGACTGGAATCCAGGAATGCCTTGGAAGAGTTCCAGAATTTCTTTCTGAAGTCCTGTTGGTGAGGAATCAGCTCCTATCTGATTTCCTCCACCTTCCGATGAGCCGTTGGTTGGCCCAGTTGAGGATGAGCCGTTGGTTGGCCCAGTTGAGGATGAGCCGTTGGTTGGCCCAGTTGAGGATGAGCCGTTGGTTGGCCCAGTTGAGGATGAGCCGTTGGTTGGCCCAGTTGAGGATGAGCCGTTGGTTGGCCCAGTTGAGGATGAGCCGTTGGTTGGCCCAGTTGAGGATGAGCCGTTGGTTGGCGAACCGTCCGACTGATTCGTCGTCCCAGCACCCACTCCCGCGGAACCGCTCTGCCGACCGGTTGGGCTTTTTTCTCTACCCAACATAAACAACAGGAGTGTCAAAGCGATCCCTGAAACTGTTCCGTACACTGATGTCTTAAACCGCCTATTGCCTCTGACAAATAACGAATATCCACTGAATATGATGATCAAGCCAAATACGAGAATCATTGCACCGAGCCCAGCATCAGTATCACTGATCTGCACCATTACTATAGTGAATGGAGGAAAAGCCAGTGCGGCGAATTTTAGCAGCCGAGTACGTTCTTCAGCTATTGTGACGGCAACTGCGAGTGGCGTTACGATAAGTAATAGCGAAATTAGAATTCGCGACGATCCGCTGAATCCCCCGGCAAAGAGTCCAGACGTAAATTCGACAAACCAGAGGTCAAATTCTCCAAGAGGGCTGCCTGTAGCATCACCGAGTCGCGTAAATCCGTATGCCTTCCCGCGATGCGATTCCGCGATCGCTACGACGGTGTGCCCGGCGGTAGCCACGAGGAGCGGGTATATCGCGTCAAGTACTGAAACCCATCGGATGAGTAGAGCCGCGAAGATGAAGTAGAATAAATATCTTGTAACTGACAATGAGAAGGCGATGGCGTTCACAGATGATGGGCCGTTAGAAATTGCGGCTGATATATATGACCAAAAAACAAAAAATGACAGTGCTCCAGCCGTGTACTTGCTATACGCCCCGAAACTGAGGTCATGTCGTTCCACATAGAGCAGTCCAACAATACAGGGGAAGATCACAAGATCTGCCAGCAGGATTCCGAACTCCGCGCCTCCCGGTCCAGAAAGTACCGGCACATCAGCGCTGTACGTTGTTAAAACGACGGCCGCGCTAACGATACCTTCTCCAATACTCCCGTTGATAATAATGAAAGCGAAGTATGCGCACATCACGATCCCAACCGAGACGAGAAGTGGGATCGGCGAGAACACTGCAACTGCTGGCGCAAGAATATTAAGCAGTACGACCAGTGCCACAGAAGAAACAATGATGTCCTTTGTCGATACTGTGATTTGACTTGGTAATAGGTCTTGGCCTATTATTGATCTTGACCCGGAAAGTGCAGATTTCATATCTCTTGTTTATTAATTGGTTTATAATAAGCTACTGGACATAGACTGACAACTGCAAACTCATTCTTGCTGTCTCACTGCGTATACCGCCACTTCTCGATTTTCGCTAATGAATATTTGTTGATGGTTCGTGTCTGTTGACTCTCCGCCGTTGGTACTCTGCCCACCAATTGCCGATGATTCCACTTCACCAGTGACTACGATATATCCTATCTTCCTTTCGGACTGTTCGTACCACTGATCCAGACTTTTGCTCGCCCAGAAGTCGTCGTAGTTTCGCTCGGCGTACCCATACGTCTCAGCCTCCCCATTGACCACGTAATTGAACATCCTGTTCTCATCCCACTCGCTCAGCACGTAGTTTTCAGGATACGTCCGGTTTGTACTCTCCGCATGCTCGTCCATCGCCACCGCAGCCTGATACTCGGCATCGCTGTAGGTCACTTGGCTGACCAGCGAGGGAACTAACACCATTCCCAGCCCGGCGAACAACACGAAGATACCGACCAGATAAGATAACTGTGCCTGGTCGTCTGGCACCCCAACCGAGATCGAGCGCCGTCCGTCAGCTGTCCCCGATCCAAGTAACGATCCTGTATCCGGGCCTTCCTCTTGAAACGGAAGCGGCGTCCGAGCCAAATCGACCGCCGACAGCACGTACACCAGCCCGAGGCCCCCCAGCACCGAGACGAACAGCGCTAACTGCCCGGTAAACCGCATCTGAATTCCTGCGAGCGCGGTGAAGTACCAGGTACACACCGCCATCAACAGCCACCCGGGTTCGTAGCGCCGATACGCGACCCACGTCGCCCAGCCCAACGGCACCAGCGCGAGGTAGAATGCAAGCCCGGTCTGGGTCAGTGGCCCGAAGACGAACCCGTATTCGGCAGCGAACAGCGAGTTCGCCTCGGTCATCCCGTCACGGAAGAACAGATCGTCGACACGAGTTTGCAACTGCGCTACGTCCTCGGGGCGCAGTCGTCGGAACAACCACAGCCCCGCGCCGGCCACGCCCGCTTCGAGCACGACGAGCGCGCTGAGCGGCCAGTCGAAGCGACGCCAGACCTCGCCCAGCACGAGCACCGCGATCGTCCCGCCGAACACCAGAAGCGGCGTGTACGCGGCGAACGATTCCTGCCAACCCCAGCGCGCGTGCAGTAGGTACGAAATCACGCTTCCCAGTCCGACGCCGACAACGAGCGGAATGTTCGCCACTGCCGGCGACACGTCCGCACGGGCGTCCATCAGCGCGCGGAGACCGATATACCCCGCGAGCGGGATGAACACGAGCGGTGACCCGCCCCACGCGTGCGCCGAGAAGCCGACGCCGATCCCGAGCGCTACAGCAGTGACCCACGTCCAGCCTGCGCTCAGGTGTGCCCGAATTGCGGCGTCGTTCGACGCGTTCACGTCGCGTCGTTCTTGGAGATCGACCGCCAACCACGCCAGCGACAGCACCGTCACGCCGAGCCAGAAATACTGGTGGATCTGATGATCTATGAAGCCAATCCCCGTATAGACGGCGTGGGCCGGAATCGTCGCCAGCACGGCGACCGAGGCGATGCCCACACGTGGATCGTCGGTCAGCACGGTCGCGAGCTTGTACAGCACGACGCCGAGCGCGAGCGTGGCGACGACGGGCAACCACGCCGCGACGGTCGTCGCCGCCTGCTGTCCACCGCCTAGCAACTCGGCGACGAACCAGTTCGTCGCGTGCGAGAGCGGTCGGGTCCCCTCCATCCCTTCGGGAAGGGTCGCAATCACGCCCCAGTCGGTCGGCCCCGACGATCGGGTGAGCAACTCCTCCATCCAGTAGCGAAAGAAGTAGGGGTCGTTCCCCGGCGAAATGACGTGCTCGTCGCGCATCACCGACCCGTACGCGGTGATTCGCATCACGAGCAAAAAGACGAGCGCGCCGGCGAGGCCGGCCATCGCCCGGGGGTCGACGGAAACGTCCAGATTGAACTCGAAGCTCTCCCAGAACGAATCACCCTGTTCGACCGTCTCGGCGTCCCCGGACACCGCGGCGACGACGGCGTCCCGATCGGCAAGCCGGTACTCGCCGTCGGCCTTCTCGACGATTCCCTGAGAGACGAGCTCACCGAACGTTCCCGAGTCTGCAGGAATGTCCTCGAACGTCCACGTTTCGCGCTCGGCGTCGACATCGAGAATCGCTTCGAGCGTCGCTTCGGCGTCGGGTCGATCATCGAGGAACGAGTGGACGGCCTCACGGTCCGTCTGGGACTGGCCGGCCTCCGGTGGCATTGCTACGAAAGGTTATAGGCGGCGCCCATGGTCCTTTCGCTTACGCGACGCCCACTGACAACGAAGCAATATATGGACTCAGTCCGCTCCCGAATTCATCCTGGGCGTTTGAGTGTCCGTCTCGGTAGCCAGCGCGGCGGCGTCGTCGGTCGCCTCTAGCGCTTCGATGATCTTATCGGCAACGTGTGGCTCGTCTTCGAGATCGACGCGTTCGAACGCGACTTCGAGTGATGCCGACAGCGCTAAGAGTATGGATATGATATGAGTATGTATGCCCGGCGCAGAGAAACGTACAGTCGGCGAACGCGGTCAAGTGACCCTTCCGAAAGAGTTCCGCGAGGAATTTGGTCTCCACGGCGGCGACGAAGTCACGATCCGAAAGGAATCAGGACAGATCGTCATCGAGAAACCGGTTTCACGTGAGGACCTCGCAGAGGGATACCGTCGTCGTGCCGAACAGCACCAAGCGCTGGCCGACGAGATGGCTGATGTCTCTCAGGAAGCTAACGACACCCTCGGCGACGTGCCGGAGTGGTAGTGGTTTCGATGCACGTTCACCGTGGCGATATTGCCATTGTCGAGCTAGACCCAACGCAAGGATCTGAGCAGCGTGGTACGCGCCCCTGTCTCGTTGTCCAGAACGATGTTGGAAACGAGAACGCCCCGACGACCATTGTCGTCCCGTTCACGACCTCTTTCGGTGATGAACTCTATCCGTTCGAAGTGCTGGTTCCTGCCGACGAGTGTGCGCTTCGAGAGGATTCAGTCGCTGTCTGTAGTCAGATTCGGACTGTCTCGGTTGATCATCGCGTCTCCGATGTGATTGGCTCCATCCCGGATGACCGGATGGCAGAGGTCGATACCGCCCTCGAGTACAGTCTCGGGCTTCGTGATGTGTAGCGAGTCGGTCAGCTCACGTCACTACCAGGTCAGCCCTTCATACGTAATCCCCTCACCGCGCTCCACGACACGCCGCCCATCCACCACGACGGACTCTTCCATCGCGTCGAACGCTTCGTCGAGCGCCGCGAACTCGTCCCAGTCGGTCACCACGAGCGCTCCCGAGGCCCACTCCAGCGCCTCACCAGCGGAGTCCGCGTACTCGATCTCCGGGAACTGCTCGCGCATGTTCTCGGTTGCGACCGGATCGTACCCTACCACGTCGGCTCCGCGCTCTTTGAGCCCCTCGATCACCGGAATCGCCCGCGAGTTGCGCGTGTCGTCCGTCCCGGGCTTGAACGCTAGGCCGAGCACGGCGACACGCTTACCTTCCACGTCGACGTGCTCGTCGAGCAACTCCAGCAGTCGTTCTGGCTGGCGGTCGTTGACCTCGACGGCGGCGTCTAACACTGCGGGATCGTAGCCGGCCTCCCGCGCCGCGGCGATGATCGCTGCGACGTCTTTGGGAAAACACGACCCGCCCCAGCCGACGCCCGAACGCAAGAACTGCTCGCCGATGCGGTCGTCGAGACCGATCGCGTCGGCGACCTCGTAGGCGTCGATGCCGAACTCCTTGCAGACGTTCCCCAAGTCGTTGATCAGCGAGATTTTCGTCGCCAAGAAGGCGTTGTTGGCGTACTTGATCATCGTCGCCGTCTCGGGGCCCGTCTGGACGACGTGAGTGTCGTGGTCGGCAAGTAGCGGTGCGTACACGGCCTCCAGCCGATCGGTCGCCCACGCCGAGTCAGTCCCGAAGACGACCTTCTGGGGTGCCAGAAAGTCCTCAACTGCAGTCCCCTCGCGCAGGAACTCGGGGTTCGTCGCCACCTCGACGCGCGATGACGACTCGCCCAGTCCCTCGGCGACGGCGTCCCGAATCTCGTCGACCTTCGGCGGCGTGATCGTGCTCTTGACGATCACCAGATGATCGCTGTCGGCGTCCGCGAGCGCCTCGCCAGTCATCTCGGCGGCCGCTTCCAGCGGCGCCACGTCGATGCTGCCGTCCTCGCGCGATGGCGTCTGGATGGCGAGGAACGTCGCCTCGGCGTCAGCGACATTCTCGTAGGCTGTCGTCGCCTGCAAGTTCTCGCCGGCGTGCTCGGCGACCAGCTCGTCCAGTCCGGGCTCGTGGATCGGCGCTCGCCCCGCGTTCAGTTCGGCGACGACGTCTTCGTCGATGTCGATCGCCGTTACGTCGTGACCCAGATCGGCGAGACAGGCCGCGAGCGTCGTCCCGACGTAGCCGCTCCCGACGACGTTGATGTTCATGCTCGGTGATGGTTCGCTCGGGCGCATTAACGTTGTGCACCGTGGTTTGGTATTTGTACTGTCCGTCTGGATAGCGCTCTGTGCCGTTGGAGATCGACAGGTGTCTCTGAGAGGCTCGGGAAACTATTCTCCGAAGAAAGAATTATATCTGTGGCTGCGTAGTATCGAGTATGGACGCCACAGACGCCTCCGACGGCCCTCCACCGTTCGAGGATGCATTTCGCGGTGACGATGTCGAACAGCGCATCTACGGCACGGTCCTCCAGACCCGCGAGCCGACGACGGCGGGTGCCATCGCCGATCAGGTCGACTGCGATCCGAAAACGGCCCGGAAGTATCTCGGCTGGTTTAGCGATCTCGGGATCGTCACGCGCTATGACGGCACTCCGGTCACCTACGAACGGAACGACGCGTACTTCCAGTGGCGACGGATCAACCAGCTTGCCGCCGAGCACACTCTCGATACGCTTCGCCAGCGCGTCCGGAACCTAACCGACCGGATCACCGCGTACGAGGAGACGTACGACGCCGAGAGGCCAGGGGCAGTCGACGCTGTCGCAGCCGCCGAAGCGAGCGACGAGCGGACGATCGATGCCGTGTATGGCGATCTCGCCGACTGGGCAACCGTTCGAGAGGAGCGCGAACGCTACGAACGCGCCCGACAGCAACGCGCTGATACTGAGACCGAACCGGTGTCTGGGTAGTCACGTCCAATGGTGCCGCCAGCAGGCGACGGTCGGAGCCCCGCGCCGATCGATCGTCCGATTCTCGAATTTCTCCAGACGCGTCTCCAAGGCACGAACCAAGTTTCCCGAGCGACTATCACGGACGCTAACGGACATCTGGAGCTCAACGTCTCGCTTGCAGCATCGTACTACCCCGCGAGCGTCGATAAAGCGAGTCTAGCCGTTCGCTGGTACACGAACGACGACTTCAAAATCCACTACCGTGAGGTTTCCTCGGATGATTCGTGGGAGTGTCGCTGGGATCGCCATCCGAACCCCCACAATTCGCGGGACCATTTCCATCCCTCTCCTGCCGCGCCGACGCCCGGCAAGGACGCTTCGTGGCCGAACGACCACCGCGACGTGTTGCGGCTTGTTCTCGACGAAATCGAAGCACGGATCGCGGATCTCTGGAAGTGATGAAACTGCTGTTCGTCGTGTGGGAGATCTGGTCTCTACCTCACATAATTCCAGCGACACGAAATGACTTTATGGAAGTTGCAAGGCTAAAACCCCGCTCTTCAGGGCGAGGATACAGCCGACAACTCCTACACAACCCACCGTCGATGGCAAGGCCGGATATTTCACGCCAACCGACTGTATCAAGATACCACCGTTCATAACCAGTTATGAAGCCAGAAAATGAGTCGAACCATCCGAACCTTCGAGGCCACAATCACGAACCAGCAACAGGTTTGTGACGACCTCGACCAACTCGGATGGGCCGCCTCAAAACTCTGGAACGTCGGTCGCTACTACGCACAAGAACGGTGGGACGAAACGGGCGATATTCCCGATGATGGGGAACTCAAAGCCGAACTCAAACGCCACGACCGCTACACGGACTTACATTCTCAATCCAGTCAGCGCGTTCTCGAAGAACTCGCTGAAGCGTTCACCGGCTGGTTCGGCAAGCGTCGGAACGGCGATGACCGTGCCCGACCGCCCGGCTACCGCAAACACGGAGACTCCCACCCGCGTTCAACCGTGTCGTTCAAAGCGGCTGGCTTCAAGCACGACGCACAGTTCACCCGCGTTCGCCTCTCGAAAGGACGAAACCTCAAAGAACATCGTTCGGACTTCATCCTCTGTGAGTACCAGACTCGCCCAGATGTTGACCTGTCCGAGTGGGACATTCAACAGGTTCGCACCGTCTACAAGCGCGACGAGTGGCGGCTACAGTTCGTCTGTCGCACCACCATCGACCCGGAACCGCCGGGTGATGAAGTGGCAGGTGTTGACCTCGGGATTTGCAACGTCGCCGCCGTCTCGTTCGGCGGTGAGTCGGTGTTGTACCCCGGTGGCGCACTCAAAGAGGACGAATACTACTTCACGAAGCAGAAAGCCAAATGCGACGATTCCTCGTCCCGTGAGGCTACTCGTCTTGATCGGACGAGAACTGGTCGTCGGACGCACTTCTTGCACGCACTCTCGAAATCAATCGTAGAGGAGTGTGTCGAACGAGGTGTTGGTACACTTGTCGTGGGCGACCTCGGCGGCATCCGTGAGGACGATGAAAACGGCGAACCTCGGAATTGGGGCGACCACGGGAATCTCGACTTGCATGGGTGGGCGTTCGACCGCTTCACGACGCTTCTCGGCTACAAAGCAGAAGCCGAGGGCATCGACGTGGAGTTGGTGTCGGAACGCGACACATCGAAGTCGTGTTCAGCATGTGGTCACACGGATGACAACCAGCGTGTGGAGCGTGGACTGTACGTGTGTGACGCGTGCGGTACGGTTTCGAACGCAGACGTGAACGGCGCGGAGAATATTCGACAAAAGGTACTCCCGAGTCTCGCCACGGATGGCGGTGATAGGGATAACGGCTGGTTGGCACAGCCAGCGGTTCACCTGTTCGACCGTAGCGAGGGCAGTTTCGTCCCGCGAGAACAGGCCGTGAACCGCGAACCGTAATATCCCAACGCGGTCGGGAACCTTCGCACTTTAGTGCGGGGAGGATGTCAAAGCTGACTGAGGGACAACAACGCATGCAAGCAGTCGTTCTCGCCGCTGGCGAAGGCACTCGCCTGCGGCCGCTGACCGAAGACAAACCGAAGGGGATGGTCGAGGTCGCCGGCGAACCCATCCTCACCCACTGCTTCGAGCAGTTGGTCGAACTCGGCGCCGAGGAGTTGATCGTCGTCGTCGGCTACAAAAAAGAGAAGATCATCCAGCACTACGACGACGAGTTCCGCGGGGTGCCGATCACCTACACCCACCAGCGCGAACAGCAGGGCCTCGCCCACGCGCTGCTCACTGCCGAGGAACACGTCGATCAGGACTTCATGTTGATGCTGGGCGACAATATCTTCGACGCGAACCTCCAGGATGTCGTGCGCCGGCACAACGAGGACCGCGCCGACGCCGCCTTCCTCGTCGAGGAGGTGCCCATGGAGGAGGCCTCCCGCTACGGCGTCTGTGACACGAACGACTACGGCGAGATCACCGACGTGATCGAGAAACCCGAGGAGCCGCCGACGAACCTCGTGATGACTGGCTTCTACACGTTCACGCCCGCGATCTTCCACGCCTGTCACCTCGTCCAGCCCTCGAATCGCGGCGAGTACGAGATCAGTGAGGCGGTCGACCTCCTGCTGGCCAGCGGGCGCACGATCGACGCGATCGGCCTCGACGGCTGGCGACTGGACATCGGCTATCCCGAGGACCGCGACGAAGCCGAACGGCGCCTGACCGGTGAGGTTGACGAGGAGGCCGCGGCGGCATCGAGCGAGTAAACTACCCCACCCTACTCCCTCGGCGCATACGCGCCTCGGTCCGTGAGGGTGGGGCCACCGATAGAGCGGAGCTCTATCGAGGCCTCGAAAGGCTTCGCCTTTCGCTGAATCCCCACTGCTTCTACGAGCTCGGGACGAGAAGTTTGTCCAGTTCTTCGAGACCGAACAGCGACCGGTTGTCGCCGAGATCGTCGGCGAGTCCGTCGACGAAGCCGCTCTTCGAGAAGAGGACGAACTCTTCCTCACGCGTGTTCGGTCCCCACCGAGCCCGCTCGGCCGTCCCCAGATAAGAAATCACGATTTCGGAAATCACAATTTCCGAAATGGAGAGTTCTATTTGTGTGGAGATGGTACCAGACGTATGGAGCAATTCGTCGATCGGGATCTCGAACTCGAGCAACTCACGGACTGCTACGAGTCCGGAACGGCGGACTTCGTCGTGATCTACGGACGCCGTCGTCTCGGCAAGAGCGAACTCGTCCGACAGTCCATCGCTGATCGGGACGACGCTGTCTACTACCAAGCAGTCGAGTCCACCGCACAAAATCAGCTCGAACAATTTATCGACGCTGCCACCGCACAGTTCCCTTCGTTGCGCAATGTCCGCCGAGACTGGGAACTACTTCTAGAAGCGCTCGGCGAGCAAGACGCTACCGTAGTCATCGACGAGTTTCCGTTCCTCATCGAGGAGGACGAATCCCTTCCATCCCGGATTCAGCGCGTCTGGGACATGAAATTGCAGGAAACGGGGATGACCATCGTGCTCGTTGGGTCCTCGATCAGCGTCATGGAGGACAAGGTTCTTTCCGGGAGTGCACCGCTGTACGGCCGGCGGACGGCGACGATTGATCTCAAACCCCTCTCTGTAGCCGACTCCCACCAGTTCTTTCCGGACTACGACCCCGAAACCGCCATCACTGCGTGGTCGATCTACGGCGGTACACCGTACTACCTCCAGACCATCGATCCCGACCAGCCGTTAGGAACGAATGTGCAGCAAGCGATCCTTTCGGAGCGTGGACTCCTGTATTCCGAACCTGAGTTCCTCCTCCGTACCGAACTTCGACAACCAAACACGTACTTCAGCATCCTCCGCGCGCTCGCTCACGGGCGTCGCACGCCGAACGAAATCGCTGGCATGGCCGGTGTCGAGTCCAGCTCACTCAGTACGTATCTCCAGAAGCTCCGTCGACTTCGCCTCGTCGAACGTCACATCCCCGTGACGGAATCGCCGACAGCATCGAAACGCGGCCGATACCGAATTGCCGCGCCGCTGTTCCGGTTCTGGTTCCGATTCGTCTATGGTAATCAAGACCAGCTTCGCATGCTCG encodes:
- the aglM gene encoding UDP-glucose 6-dehydrogenase AglM → MNINVVGSGYVGTTLAACLADLGHDVTAIDIDEDVVAELNAGRAPIHEPGLDELVAEHAGENLQATTAYENVADAEATFLAIQTPSREDGSIDVAPLEAAAEMTGEALADADSDHLVIVKSTITPPKVDEIRDAVAEGLGESSSRVEVATNPEFLREGTAVEDFLAPQKVVFGTDSAWATDRLEAVYAPLLADHDTHVVQTGPETATMIKYANNAFLATKISLINDLGNVCKEFGIDAYEVADAIGLDDRIGEQFLRSGVGWGGSCFPKDVAAIIAAAREAGYDPAVLDAAVEVNDRQPERLLELLDEHVDVEGKRVAVLGLAFKPGTDDTRNSRAIPVIEGLKERGADVVGYDPVATENMREQFPEIEYADSAGEALEWASGALVVTDWDEFAALDEAFDAMEESVVVDGRRVVERGEGITYEGLTW
- a CDS encoding MFS transporter, yielding MPPEAGQSQTDREAVHSFLDDRPDAEATLEAILDVDAERETWTFEDIPADSGTFGELVSQGIVEKADGEYRLADRDAVVAAVSGDAETVEQGDSFWESFEFNLDVSVDPRAMAGLAGALVFLLVMRITAYGSVMRDEHVISPGNDPYFFRYWMEELLTRSSGPTDWGVIATLPEGMEGTRPLSHATNWFVAELLGGGQQAATTVAAWLPVVATLALGVVLYKLATVLTDDPRVGIASVAVLATIPAHAVYTGIGFIDHQIHQYFWLGVTVLSLAWLAVDLQERRDVNASNDAAIRAHLSAGWTWVTAVALGIGVGFSAHAWGGSPLVFIPLAGYIGLRALMDARADVSPAVANIPLVVGVGLGSVISYLLHARWGWQESFAAYTPLLVFGGTIAVLVLGEVWRRFDWPLSALVVLEAGVAGAGLWLFRRLRPEDVAQLQTRVDDLFFRDGMTEANSLFAAEYGFVFGPLTQTGLAFYLALVPLGWATWVAYRRYEPGWLLMAVCTWYFTALAGIQMRFTGQLALFVSVLGGLGLVYVLSAVDLARTPLPFQEEGPDTGSLLGSGTADGRRSISVGVPDDQAQLSYLVGIFVLFAGLGMVLVPSLVSQVTYSDAEYQAAVAMDEHAESTNRTYPENYVLSEWDENRMFNYVVNGEAETYGYAERNYDDFWASKSLDQWYEQSERKIGYIVVTGEVESSAIGGQSTNGGESTDTNHQQIFISENREVAVYAVRQQE
- a CDS encoding AbrB/MazE/SpoVT family DNA-binding domain-containing protein, encoding MPGAEKRTVGERGQVTLPKEFREEFGLHGGDEVTIRKESGQIVIEKPVSREDLAEGYRRRAEQHQALADEMADVSQEANDTLGDVPEW
- a CDS encoding O-antigen ligase family protein, whose protein sequence is MKSALSGSRSIIGQDLLPSQITVSTKDIIVSSVALVVLLNILAPAVAVFSPIPLLVSVGIVMCAYFAFIIINGSIGEGIVSAAVVLTTYSADVPVLSGPGGAEFGILLADLVIFPCIVGLLYVERHDLSFGAYSKYTAGALSFFVFWSYISAAISNGPSSVNAIAFSLSVTRYLFYFIFAALLIRWVSVLDAIYPLLVATAGHTVVAIAESHRGKAYGFTRLGDATGSPLGEFDLWFVEFTSGLFAGGFSGSSRILISLLLIVTPLAVAVTIAEERTRLLKFAALAFPPFTIVMVQISDTDAGLGAMILVFGLIIIFSGYSLFVRGNRRFKTSVYGTVSGIALTLLLFMLGREKSPTGRQSGSAGVGAGTTNQSDGSPTNGSSSTGPTNGSSSTGPTNGSSSTGPTNGSSSTGPTNGSSSTGPTNGSSSTGPTNGSSSTGPTNGSSEGGGNQIGADSSPTGLQKEILELFQGIPGFQSNTLLIRLQQYAAAVDLGAQYPLFGIGGWNFVMVSESYGFDKPRVIHNTYLAHLAEVGILGALAFVISVTLPIIIAIQLSQESEASDAFLWWSFAFGLLAFHAYAFWTSIYHSAVAYSVLWLLNGIIVGAKYHDTSVVSRGGRADTE
- a CDS encoding flippase; this translates as MSSDSSSVNTSLREILRGGSIFVLAKVITNAAGFLLNWVLIQALGTALYGIYAYARLITATTMTITAAGMDKGVLKYVPANADDERRDQIVSVALGTVFVFSVLIAVCLYLFAPIINQLTLQNNLLPDVLQILAITVPFYTLTTLLGAVFRSMTIVEYDALLSKVFPRIARLLAAVVGLLLGYTLVETVVALAVASALVFAVAVTVFLAKTDIRARTGIERETAFSLYNFSFPLMFSRAGTFLYKRIDVFMVGIFLTSADVGIYNIAALLATAIVIPLSGINQLFPPIASELYTNGKIDRLESVYQIVTRWAFTIAAFGAALLVVHRTTVLSLFGDEVTAATALFSLLVLGHLVNATAGPSNYVLMMADHQYLTMINQWAFGLLNVALNYVLLTQFGLIGAAIGTMTSLSLLNVVRVIQVWYLEKIVPYSWQFAKPIAACIIATLLMVMVKPLFTGYSQLLFGGTVGGVTFLLLLYVFGIEEEDESFVREEIIN
- a CDS encoding type II toxin-antitoxin system PemK/MazF family toxin, with product MHVHRGDIAIVELDPTQGSEQRGTRPCLVVQNDVGNENAPTTIVVPFTTSFGDELYPFEVLVPADECALREDSVAVCSQIRTVSVDHRVSDVIGSIPDDRMAEVDTALEYSLGLRDV